One Deltaproteobacteria bacterium genomic window, TGCTGGCGATCACCCTGTTTTCGTGGAAGGCCTCGCTGATCGGAATTTACATGGCCGGTTTTTGCGATACGATGGCGGCCCTCTGCGGAAAAAAATTCGGCCGGACAAAACTCCCGTTTTTCTCCCGAAAAACCTACGCCGGCTCGATGGCGTTCCTTATCGCCGCCCTTCCTATTTCGTTCTATTTTCTCCCCCCCTCAAAGGCGATCATTATTTCGGTGACGGGGGCCTTTCTCGAATCGTTGCCGTTCAAGGACTGGGACAATCTGACCATCCCGCTGGGGATCACTTTTCTGGCGGAACAGTTTCTGTTTTGATGAGGGGTGATTATGATTTGAGGAATTTCTTCAATAGGTGAAGTATTCTGAAGTCCTCGGACTCGTCGCAGATTTTTTCAGCCCATCGTTTTAAATAATCGGAGTCCAACCTGTCTTTGTGCCTCAAAAAGACCGACTCCACATCCACAAGGTCTTTGGGTCTTCCGGGAATAAGTTTTAGCAAGACAAGATCCTCCGCGGTCGGGAAAAAGGTTTTCTTGCCGAATAGCGCCAATTGTTTTCGCCTTTGAAGGGCCGACTTTTCAAGCGCCGTAGAGGCCAGGATCATATCGACTTGCACCCCATCACAAAAAATACGGAAAGTTCCAAACTTTTCGACGTTGACCATTGCGGCTTTTACATCGAATTGGAAGGGGCCATCCTTTGCGCGCTTGAGAAAGATGCCCAGGTCTTCTCTTTCCACAAAGATGTCGAGGTCTATATCGAGGGTAAAGCGCGGTTCACCCAAAACACCCACGGCCAGCCCTCCCAAAACAAAATATGGGACCTTTTCCTTTTCCAGAAAGCGGATCGTTTTAATAACCGACCGTTCAAATGAGATTTTTTTTGCCTTGGAAGAAATCATCGCGGATGGCGCGGACGCAGGAGCCTGGAATAGCCCACCGGGAACGGCCTGGGTGACCCACCGGTAAAAAAACGGTTCATGCGCAGAAGATCCTCAAGATCGTCGATGGCCCTTCGCGTTCCCATCCGGCGCAACCGGTCTTTTCTCTCACGGATCTCTTTACGGGCGTAATTTCCGGATTGATGAATCATTTTATTATGGACCCATTCTACGCTTTTTAAGGGCAGAGTATCAACCTCAAATCCTACCCCGGATACGGGCCGGGGAGGGTGTTCCAGCTTGCCCCGAGCGAACGAAGTGAGTCGAAGGGTTTACTTGCGGGATTTGTTTGACGGGATGTACCGCCTGAATATTATAAAGACAACACAGGCAGGGCAAATAACCCTTGTAAACCAGACCAGACCAGATCAGACTGTATCTCCTTTCCGATGAAACCGATGGGTAAGAGTAACCGCGATAAGCCGGCCCGCCAGAACAAGCGGCTTGGATGCTTCAAGGGGAAAATAAAAATCGCCGACGACTTCGATGAATGGCCAGAGGATATCGCCAAAGATTTGGGCATGAAGATTCAAGGCCGAGAAAACCGCGCCGCCAAAAACAAGACAGCCCCGCCCACATAACCGACCGCGTAAGGGATGCCGACGGCCCAGCCGTAGTGCGTCAGCACATCGTTCCCCGCGAGAGTGTAGGTGTGGATGACACCGAAAAATGAAAGGACCGCCGCTGACAGCGCCCAGGTAACGGCCTTGTGAAACTGATGTTCAATCAGAAAGACGGAGATCGCCGCCCAGATCATCGAGGTGAAAATAAAACCTTGATTGAGCGCGACGATCCCCTTCACTGAATAGGTTTGGATGAAATTCTGATCGCCAATGGCCGTCAGCGTCGACCCAACTTCCGAGAGAGTTCCCTGAACCAGCATGAGGCCCCATGCCGCCAACGCCGGGATCAAACCGAGGGCCACCGCGGGGGCATGCTGTTTTGGAGTCGCCTGATAGGCCTGCGCCATAATCACAATGCCGATCCAGAGGACAATCGCGACTCCCGCCTCCAGCGGCATCACGGCCAAAACCAGACGAACCGCGCCAAGAAAGCAGATCAGCGTGATAAAAATCCCGTTCAACACCGAGTAGCCTGCCCGAGCCCCCAGCCCCTTCCAGCCCGGATGACCGATGTAGATGGTGGTGGGAAAGGGGCTTCCGAGAAAGGAGGCAACAACCGAACCGACACCGTTGGCGATCAGACAATTTCGTGTCGGATAGCTGTCGCCTGCCGCCTCGGCTGATTCGATGTTCTGGAGTGAGCCGATCACATTGAACAGCGCCATCGGAATAATGATGGAAAGATACGAATAGAGATACGGCGGTTTAAGGACCTGCCAGAGATCGGCGATTGCCGACGAGGGAAGAAACAAACCGAGCTCCCCCGCCGCCTCATGAACCTTCGAGGCGTCCATGAAACCGCCAAACCATGCAATGGCCGAGCCGATAACCACGGCGTAAAATCCGCCCGGAATTCCAAAGGGGAGACGTTTTTTGGCGAAATAGGTCATGAGAATGATAAACAGGGGAATAAAGGCCAAAAGAGGGTTTGCAAAAATTCTGAAGGCAAAGTCCATGGCAATAAAGGTGATCGCAATCCCCGCCAGCGCCGACAGGAGGGCCGCACGCGGCGTGACCCTGCGGACCCAGGCGCCAAAAAAACTTAAAACCGTCTCAATGACGGCGTTGATAAAACAGGCCAAAACCCCCACCCGCCAGGCAAGCAGGGAATCGCCGGTCTGCTTGTAGACCGGAAGGATGACAAAAAAGACAAAACCAAAAAGACTCACCGTGTTGATGCCGTACGGGAGGGCGCAGATGTCGGCGCGCCCTGTTTTTTTGGCGAGCTGATGCGCCTGCCAGGAATAGTAGATATTGCCAAAGAGAACCGACAGCGCCGCCGCGGGGAGAATTTTGCCGAAAACCAGACCGGGGGGAAAACCGCAGACATCGACACAGAGGATGACAATCAGCAAAAGCTGGATCAGATTGTCGATGGCCAGGCCGAAAAAGCCGTCGAGGTCCTGTTTGACGAAAAGGGGGAAATGTTTAGAAAACATCTTTCAGCCTCCGCACCGCCGCAAACACGCTTACCGGATCTTCCTTCAGATTTGGCACTTTCTTTTTCACTCCGGCAATCAACTCCGGACTCTCTTCCCTCAAAAAAGGGTTGTAAGATTTTTCTTCAGCCATTGTGGTCGGCACTGTCGATAAATTTTTCTTCCGCCTCTTTGACACTTCTTCATATTTTTTTTCAAGTGCTTGATTGTTCGGCTCGAGTGTCAACGCAAATTCCAGATTTTTTTGCGTGTATTCATGGCCACAGTAGACTTTTGTCTCATCAGGCAGTGCCTTTAATTTTGACAAAGAAGCCACCATCATCTCAGGCGTTCCCTCAAACAGCCGTCCGCATCCCCCTGCAAACAACGTATCCCCGCAGAAAACCGCCTCCCCGGTGACATAGGCGATATGTCCCCGCGTGTGACCGGGAATATCCAGCACCTTGAAGACAATGTTTCCCACCCGAACCGTATCTCCCTCCTTGACCGGATGGGTGAGTTCGGGAATACGACCGGAATCATTCGCCCCGCCGTAAACAACCATTTTTTTCATCCGCACCAGATCGGTATTGCCGCCGACATGATCCAGATGATGGTGCGTTGAGAGAATGGCCACCGGCTCGATCCCTTCCCGGCGGATTGCCTCCCAGGTTGCCTCCGCATCCGGCGAATCGACAATGCCGCAGACGCCGGTTTTTTCGCAGATGACCAGATAGGTGTAATTATCAAACAGGGTGGGAATTTGAACCACGCGCATGCGTGGATATTTGTCTTTAGAAGGGAAAGTTGCAACCCGAAATTTTTTGGACTAGTTAATCACCATGCCCTCAAAACCCCTTCTTATTTTTGACGGCGCCTGCGGCTTTTGCAGACGGTGGATCGAGCGCTGGCGGCAAAAAACCGGCGACCGGATCGACTATGCCCCTTCGCAGGAGGCGGCCGGCCGATTTCCGGAAATTCCCAAAGAAGAATTCGACCGGTCGGTGGTCCTGGTGGAACCAAACGGCGCCATCACCACCGGCGCCGAGGCCGCTCTTAAGGCGCTGGCCCTGGGGAGCCGACGCGGCCCGGGGGACGGCGGCCGAATCCTCTATTGGTTCTACCGCCGCCTCCCCGGTTTTAAGACAATTGCCGAAAAGTTTTATTCGTTTATCGCAAGCCACCGGATGGCGGCCTCCCGTATCAGCAATTTGCTGTGGGGGAAAAATCTCGAACCCTCCACCTATCGGTGTTCGATCTGGATCTTTTTGAGGCTTTTGGGGCTGACCTATCTCATCGCCTTCCTTTCATTGGCGGTTCAAATTCGCGGCCTTGTGGGGAAAAACGGCATCCTTCCCATCGCCCCCCTTGTGGACCTTGTCAAAGAACGCCTCGGCCCGTGGGGAATTCTGGATTTTCCGACCCTCTGCTGGTTTCAGGCCGGCGACCCATTTCTTCTTTTTTTATGCCTTGGCGGGGCCGCCCTTTCCCTTCTGGTTCTGTTCGGCTTTCTTCAGGGGCCCTTGCTCCTTATCCTCTGGATTTTTTATCTGTCGCTGGCCACTGCAGGACAGGTTTTTTTGCAGTTTCAATGGGACAACCTTCTGCTCGAAGCCGGTTTTATCGCCCTATGCGCCGCCCCCTGGAAAGTATGGGCCGGCAAACCGGCAACCCTTTGCCTCTCACGCCCTGCGCGGTGGCTGTTCTGGTTCCTCCTGTTCAAACTGACTTTTTCGTCCGGACTGGTGAAACTGGCCAGCGGCGACGAAACGTGGCAAAACCTCACCGCACTCAATTTTCATTACGAGACCCAGCCTCTCCCCACATGGATTGGGTGGCACGTCCACCAATTGCCTGAATGGTTTCAGAAAGTATCCGTTGTCTTCATGTTCTTTGTGGAGCTGGTTGTCCCTTTTTTTATTTTTATGCCGCGCCGGATCCGGCATGGGGGCGCCTTCCTGATAATGGCCCTTCAGGGGCTTATCGCCTTAACCGGCAACTACGGATTCTTCAATCTTCTGACCATCGCGCTTTGCTTGACAATCCTTGATGACGTTTTTTGGAAGAGGCCCGCCATCGCCCCCCTCTCCCCTTTGTCTTTCTCCCCCCAAAAAACCGCCGCCCTGGTTTTTCCCGCATCCCCTTCCGCACGATCAATCGCTACGGCCTTTTTGCCGTCATGACCACAACCCGTCCCGAAATCATCATCCAGGGATCCAACGATGAAGACAACTGGAAGGAATATGTTTTCAAATGGAAGGCGGGAAACCTGAAGGATCCCCCGCGATTTGTGGAACCGCACATGCCACGGGTGGACTGGCAGATGTGGTTTGCCGCCCTTGGAAATTACAAGACAGATCGCTGGATCTTGCATTTTATGGGGCGACTCCTTGCCGGATCGCCGGAGGTTTTACAATTGATAAAGGTCAATCCATTTCCGGATACGCCGCCCCGATTTGTTCGCGCCTTGCTCTACGAGTATCATTTTACCGACGACACCACAAAAAAATCGATGGGAGAATGGTGGCGCCGGGAACTAAAGGGGGAATACACGCCGGTCATGTCTTTTAAGGAATAAAAAAAAATGAGAAAAGCGGCCGATTTTTTTTGACATTATCCGTTTTAAGCTTTAAATATTTCTTTATATTTCGGCGCCATGAGAGGGAGGTGAGACATGAAGGCAAATAATAAAAATAAAGATACGCCTATTTGCGATTTCATCAAAAACAATTTCAGGCATTTCAACTCCGCCGCCCTCGTGGATGCCTCCGAGGGGTGGATTCGCCTTTTGGAAGGGGGCGGAAAGATGATGCTGACCATGGCGGGGGCGATGAGCACGGGCGAGCTCGGCATCTCGCTCGCCGAGATGATCAGGCAGAACAAGGTTCACGCCATCACCACCACCGGCGCCAATCTGGAGGAGGATATTTTCAATCTGGTGGCCCACAACCACTATGAGCGGGTCCCCGGTTACCGAAGCCTCGCCGCAAAAGAAGAGATCGCCCTCCGCGACCGCGGCATGAACCGCGTGACCGACACCTGTATCCCCGAGGAAGAGGCCATGCGCCGGATCGAACGCCAGATACTTAAACTGTGGCAAAAGGCGGACAAGGAGGGGAAAAGCTTTTTTCCCTTCGAGTTCATGTATCAGCTCATCGAATCGGGCGAACTGAAAAAATTCCACGAAATCGACCCGGCTCATTCATGGCTCGTCGCGGCCTGCGAAAAGAAAATACCGGTCTATACGCCGGGTTGGGAAGACTCGACGCTCGGCAACATCTATGTCGCCAATGTGCTGAAGAAGAACCTCTCCGGTTATCGTTCGGTCAAAAGCGGCCTCGAACAGATGGCCCACTTGATCGGGTGGTACAAGGAAAACTGCCGAAAAAGCAAACCGGGCTTTTTTCAGATCGGCGGGGGGATCGCCGGCGATTTTCCCATTTGCGTTGTCCCCCTCATCAATCAGGACTTGAAGGAAAATTGCCCGTACTGGGGCTATTTTTGCCAGATCAGCGACTCCACCACCTCGTATGGCTCCTACAGCGGCGCCGTGCCGAACGAAAAAATCACCTGGGGAAAACTGGATGGAGACACGCCCCGGTTTATTATCGAGTCGGACGCCTCGATCGTGGCACCGCTGGTGTTTAACTACGTGTTGGGAAATTAGGGATACAAGCGGACAATCTTCCACCCCTCCTTTTCCTTCGTATACACAAACCGGTCATGCAGGCGGTTGGGGCGTTCCTGCCAGAATTCAATTTTTGCCGGAATGACGCGAAAACCGGTCCAATAAGGGGGGCGGGGGACTTCTTTTCCTTCATATTTTTTCAATAAATCTTCAAATCGCCGATCCAGGACTGCCCGATCTTCCAAAACGTCGCTCTGTTTCGACGCCCAGGCGCCGATCTGCGACTCGCGGGGCCGCGACTTGAAGTAGGCAGAAGCCTCCCCCGCGGAAACTTGTTCCACCTCTCCCTGGATGCGAATCTGGCGCCGCAAATCTTCCCAGTAAAATGTCAGCGCCGCCCGGGCCTTCTTCGCAAGGGACCTCCCCTTGACCGATTCGATATTGGTGTAGACCACAAAACCGCGGTCGTCACATTCCTTTAAGAGCATCATCCTTCCATCGGGAAGGCCGTCGAGGCCGACCGTGGACATGCAACAGGCCGAGGGGAGCTGAATGGATTCAAGGCGGCAGGCCTCATCGTACCAGCAGTGGAACTGTTCGAGGGGATTGGGGAGGAGGCCCTCCTGATCGAGTGGCTTCATGTCAAGGTCCATACCCGGAAATTAAATGCATGACAAGGGTGCAAAGGCTTGTACAATACGGACGTTCATGTCAAGACTGATGAAAAAACGCTCCCGGAAGGCGGGCCTCCCCCCCGGTTCCCTTGTGCACATCGGCGAGAAAAAATCCGAAACGGTAAAAATCACCGCCTTCAACTTTACCGAAGGAGGCTTTGACGAAAAGGAAATCCCCTCCCCCTCCGCCTGCGTTGAATACAAGGACAAACCCGGCATAACCTGGATCAACGTGGATGGGGCACACGATCCCGACGTGGTTCAAAAAATCGGCGCCGCCTTCGATCTGCACCCGTTGGTATTGGAGGATATCCTCAATACCGACCAGCGCCCCAAAATGGAAGACCACGACGACTACCTCTATGTGGTCCTGAAAATGCTCTACGACAGCGCCCCCAAAAAGGAAATCGTCACCGAGCAGGTCAGCTTCATTATCGGCAAGAATTACATCATTTCGTTTCAGGAAAGAGAGATCGGGGATGTCTTTGACCCGGTCCGGGCGCGGATTCGGACCGGCAAAGGGACCATCCGCAAGATGGAGGCCGATTATCTGGCCTATTCGCTGATGGATGCCATTGTCGACAATTATTTCGTGGTCTTTGAAAAAATTGGAGACAAAATCGAGGATCTCGAAGCGGAACTTCTGAAAAAGGCCTCTCCCGAATCGATCCGGGAGGTCCATCGGCTGAAAAGGGAACTCATTTTTCTCCGCAAGTCGGTCTGGCCCCTTCGCGAAGTGATTGGACAGCTTGAGCGGGGCGAATCGCCTCTCATCCGCCGCGGCACCCTCGCTTATTTTCGGGATATCTACGATCATGTCGTTCAGACCATGGACGCCGTCGAGACATTCCGCGACATGCTTGCCGAATTGATGAACATCCATCTCTCCAGCACCAGCAATCGAATGAACGAAATCATGAAGGTGCTCACCGTTATCGGCACGATTTTTCTGCCACTGACCTTCATTGTCGGCATTTACGGAATGAATTTTGACACCATGCCGGAGCTCAAGTGGTGGTGGGCCTATCCGGCGGTGATGACGGCGATGGGTTTTATCGTCCTGGGCATGCTGACCTATTTCAAAAGGAAAAAATGGTTCTGAACTTCATCTATATTACGTGCTCCAATCGCGCCGAGGCGGACAAGATCGGACGCGCCCTTGTGGAAGAACACCTTGCCGCCTGCGTGAATATTATCGACGGCATGAATTCCATTTATTGGTGGGAAGGAAAAATCGAGGAGGGAAAAGAAACGGTGCTGATTGCCAAAACGAAGGAGACGGTGGTCAAAAAACTGATCGAAAAGGTCAAATCGCTCCACAGCTATTCCTGCCCCTGCATTGTGTCCTTGGCCGTTGAAGACGGGAATTCGGATTTCTTGAAGTGGATAGAGAAAGAGACGCTTTAATTGGAACTAATCCTTTAACAGCTTCAAACCCTTTTCCAATATTTCCTTTTGAGCCTGCGTGCTTGCCAGAGCGGCCCTTTTTTCTTCAACCAGCTCCGGCTCGACATGTTCCAGAAATTCAGGGTCTTCGAGCCGCGCTTTTAACTGGTCGATATCCCTCACCGTCTTCTGCAATTTTTTTTTCAGCCGTTCTTCCTCTTTCTTGAGATCGATCAGTCCCTGAAGGGGAATGTACAAGGTTCCGTTCTTCAAACGCGCTACAGCCGCCGGCTCGTGAATTTCCTTGTCTGAAATAACCATCTTGCCTATTCTCGCCAACTTTTTTACCTTCATTTCGATATTCGCATAGATTTCCGCTCTCCGATCCGCATGAATGATCACATCCACCGGCTGGGAGATGGGAACACCCGTTTCCTGGCGAATACTTCGGATATTCGAAACAAGCTCGATCAAAAACTCATACTCAAGCCGTGGCTTTCGATCATCCACCGTCTCCTCTCGGAAAACGGGGAAGTCGCTCGTGACAATCGATTTGCCCTTTCGATTCGCCAGCATTTGCCATATTTCCTCTGTAATGAAAGGCATAAATGGGTGAAGCAATCGTAAGGATGAATCCAGAATAAAATAGATGGTCCGGGACGTCTCATTTTTTTCCTCATCAGTTCCTTCAAGATATATGGTCTTTGAAAATTCGAGATACCAGTCACAAAAAAAATACCAAAAGAAAGAATAGACCTCATGTGCGGCGCGATTAAATTCGTACTTTTGTATATCCTCCTCCACCTTCCGAACGGCGCGTGACAGTTCACTAATAATCCATCGATTGAGAGGCGTCTTTGGCTCGACATCATAAAAATCTTTCTCCGACTTTATAAACGGGGCGGCATTCATCAGGGCAAACCGGGAGGCGTTCCAGATTTTGTTGCAGAAATTCCGGTATCCCTCCACACGCGCCTCGTCGAGCTTGATGTCGCGCCCCTGCGCCGCAAATGCGGCGAGGGTGAAGCGGAAGGCGTCAGTCCCGTATTTTTTCATCAGGAGGAGAGGATCGATCACGTTCCCCTTCGACTTGCTCATCTTCTGCCCCAACGGATCGCGGACGATGGCATGGATATGGACGTCGCAAAACGGAACCTCCTTCATGAAATGGATTCCCATCATCATCATCCGAGCCACCCAGAAAAAGATGATGTCGAAGGCGGTGACTAAAACGGAGGTCGGATAGAACTTTTTTAATTTGGGCGTCTGATCCGGCCAACCAAGGGTTGAGAACGGCCACAAGGCGGAGGAAAACCAGGTGTCGAGGACGTCGGGATCCTGCATCAGTTCGGTTGACCCGCATGAGGGACATTTAGAAGGGGGGCTCTCGGAAACAACGGGGGGACATGGCAATGGGACTGCCGAAAAAGTTTCAGATGCGAGGCGTCCCGACGAGGCCGACTGAGGCGTACTTTGAATGTACGCCGCAGGGA contains:
- a CDS encoding NCS2 family permease; protein product: MFSKHFPLFVKQDLDGFFGLAIDNLIQLLLIVILCVDVCGFPPGLVFGKILPAAALSVLFGNIYYSWQAHQLAKKTGRADICALPYGINTVSLFGFVFFVILPVYKQTGDSLLAWRVGVLACFINAVIETVLSFFGAWVRRVTPRAALLSALAGIAITFIAMDFAFRIFANPLLAFIPLFIILMTYFAKKRLPFGIPGGFYAVVIGSAIAWFGGFMDASKVHEAAGELGLFLPSSAIADLWQVLKPPYLYSYLSIIIPMALFNVIGSLQNIESAEAAGDSYPTRNCLIANGVGSVVASFLGSPFPTTIYIGHPGWKGLGARAGYSVLNGIFITLICFLGAVRLVLAVMPLEAGVAIVLWIGIVIMAQAYQATPKQHAPAVALGLIPALAAWGLMLVQGTLSEVGSTLTAIGDQNFIQTYSVKGIVALNQGFIFTSMIWAAISVFLIEHQFHKAVTWALSAAVLSFFGVIHTYTLAGNDVLTHYGWAVGIPYAVGYVGGAVLFLAARFSRP
- the gloB gene encoding hydroxyacylglutathione hydrolase, encoding MRVVQIPTLFDNYTYLVICEKTGVCGIVDSPDAEATWEAIRREGIEPVAILSTHHHLDHVGGNTDLVRMKKMVVYGGANDSGRIPELTHPVKEGDTVRVGNIVFKVLDIPGHTRGHIAYVTGEAVFCGDTLFAGGCGRLFEGTPEMMVASLSKLKALPDETKVYCGHEYTQKNLEFALTLEPNNQALEKKYEEVSKRRKKNLSTVPTTMAEEKSYNPFLREESPELIAGVKKKVPNLKEDPVSVFAAVRRLKDVF
- a CDS encoding lipase maturation factor family protein; translated protein: MPSKPLLIFDGACGFCRRWIERWRQKTGDRIDYAPSQEAAGRFPEIPKEEFDRSVVLVEPNGAITTGAEAALKALALGSRRGPGDGGRILYWFYRRLPGFKTIAEKFYSFIASHRMAASRISNLLWGKNLEPSTYRCSIWIFLRLLGLTYLIAFLSLAVQIRGLVGKNGILPIAPLVDLVKERLGPWGILDFPTLCWFQAGDPFLLFLCLGGAALSLLVLFGFLQGPLLLILWIFYLSLATAGQVFLQFQWDNLLLEAGFIALCAAPWKVWAGKPATLCLSRPARWLFWFLLFKLTFSSGLVKLASGDETWQNLTALNFHYETQPLPTWIGWHVHQLPEWFQKVSVVFMFFVELVVPFFIFMPRRIRHGGAFLIMALQGLIALTGNYGFFNLLTIALCLTILDDVFWKRPAIAPLSPLSFSPQKTAALVFPASPSARSIATAFLPS
- a CDS encoding lipase maturation factor family protein — translated: MTTTRPEIIIQGSNDEDNWKEYVFKWKAGNLKDPPRFVEPHMPRVDWQMWFAALGNYKTDRWILHFMGRLLAGSPEVLQLIKVNPFPDTPPRFVRALLYEYHFTDDTTKKSMGEWWRRELKGEYTPVMSFKE
- a CDS encoding deoxyhypusine synthase family protein; the protein is MKANNKNKDTPICDFIKNNFRHFNSAALVDASEGWIRLLEGGGKMMLTMAGAMSTGELGISLAEMIRQNKVHAITTTGANLEEDIFNLVAHNHYERVPGYRSLAAKEEIALRDRGMNRVTDTCIPEEEAMRRIERQILKLWQKADKEGKSFFPFEFMYQLIESGELKKFHEIDPAHSWLVAACEKKIPVYTPGWEDSTLGNIYVANVLKKNLSGYRSVKSGLEQMAHLIGWYKENCRKSKPGFFQIGGGIAGDFPICVVPLINQDLKENCPYWGYFCQISDSTTSYGSYSGAVPNEKITWGKLDGDTPRFIIESDASIVAPLVFNYVLGN
- the pdxH gene encoding pyridoxamine 5'-phosphate oxidase — its product is MDLDMKPLDQEGLLPNPLEQFHCWYDEACRLESIQLPSACCMSTVGLDGLPDGRMMLLKECDDRGFVVYTNIESVKGRSLAKKARAALTFYWEDLRRQIRIQGEVEQVSAGEASAYFKSRPRESQIGAWASKQSDVLEDRAVLDRRFEDLLKKYEGKEVPRPPYWTGFRVIPAKIEFWQERPNRLHDRFVYTKEKEGWKIVRLYP
- the corA gene encoding magnesium/cobalt transporter CorA — protein: MSRLMKKRSRKAGLPPGSLVHIGEKKSETVKITAFNFTEGGFDEKEIPSPSACVEYKDKPGITWINVDGAHDPDVVQKIGAAFDLHPLVLEDILNTDQRPKMEDHDDYLYVVLKMLYDSAPKKEIVTEQVSFIIGKNYIISFQEREIGDVFDPVRARIRTGKGTIRKMEADYLAYSLMDAIVDNYFVVFEKIGDKIEDLEAELLKKASPESIREVHRLKRELIFLRKSVWPLREVIGQLERGESPLIRRGTLAYFRDIYDHVVQTMDAVETFRDMLAELMNIHLSSTSNRMNEIMKVLTVIGTIFLPLTFIVGIYGMNFDTMPELKWWWAYPAVMTAMGFIVLGMLTYFKRKKWF
- a CDS encoding divalent-cation tolerance protein CutA, with the translated sequence MVLNFIYITCSNRAEADKIGRALVEEHLAACVNIIDGMNSIYWWEGKIEEGKETVLIAKTKETVVKKLIEKVKSLHSYSCPCIVSLAVEDGNSDFLKWIEKETL
- a CDS encoding valine--tRNA ligase, with the protein product MKELPKVYEPHAVEDRWIQQWIDRNYFAPDLSNKSDKSYGTYSIVIPPPNVTGSLHMGHALNNTLQDILVRYRRMKGDNTLWVVGTDHAGIATQNVVEKQLSAEGKTRFDLGREKFVERVWQWRRESGGTIINQLKRLGASCDYVHERFTMDEGLSAAVRKVFVQLYNEGFIYRGLRLINWCPRCHTALSDLEVEHEEQKGHLWHVRYGDLIVATTRPETMLGDTAVAVHPDDERYKDWIGKKVLLPLVNREIPVIADEYVDRTFGSGVVKITPAHDFNDFEIGNRHQLERINILTEDGKINQAGGPYAGLSIQAARRKVVEDLEAQELLEKVAPHTHAVGHCYRCKAVVEPYLSLQWYVKTKPLAEPAIEAVKAGKTRFVPEHWASFHPKESLDSLGTPTLPSSALPAAYIQSTPQSASSGRLASETFSAVPLPCPPVVSESPPSKCPSCGSTELMQDPDVLDTWFSSALWPFSTLGWPDQTPKLKKFYPTSVLVTAFDIIFFWVARMMMMGIHFMKEVPFCDVHIHAIVRDPLGQKMSKSKGNVIDPLLLMKKYGTDAFRFTLAAFAAQGRDIKLDEARVEGYRNFCNKIWNASRFALMNAAPFIKSEKDFYDVEPKTPLNRWIISELSRAVRKVEEDIQKYEFNRAAHEVYSFFWYFFCDWYLEFSKTIYLEGTDEEKNETSRTIYFILDSSLRLLHPFMPFITEEIWQMLANRKGKSIVTSDFPVFREETVDDRKPRLEYEFLIELVSNIRSIRQETGVPISQPVDVIIHADRRAEIYANIEMKVKKLARIGKMVISDKEIHEPAAVARLKNGTLYIPLQGLIDLKKEEERLKKKLQKTVRDIDQLKARLEDPEFLEHVEPELVEEKRAALASTQAQKEILEKGLKLLKD